DNA from Thermoplasmatales archaeon:
GTATGCCATAACTTATGGGATTATGATCTATCCAATAGTTTATGCTACGATGCCTAGGATGTGGAATGTTTCAAAGAGAAGGGGTTACATCACGGCTGCGGATTATGTGAAGGACAGATTTTCCAGTAGATCGTTGGCTATGATCATTGCCCTGACTGGCGTCGTCGCTGAAATCCCTTACATTGCATTGCAAATCGTAGGCATAAAATTCGTCATGGAATCCCTGGCCATTCCTGCGACAATTGGCCTATCGATTGCATTCCTCCTTGTAGCCGGCTTTACTTTTTTCAGTGGTTTGAGAGCACCTGCACTTACAGCTATAATAAAGGACGCAATAATATGGGCTGCAGTGATTGTGATAGTCATTTACGTCCCGATAAAGCTGGGTGGATTTGCACATATGTTTCAGAGCGCTGCTGCAATAAGCCCTATAACAGTAAAATTAAGCCCGTCCCTTGAGCTCGGATATGTTACACTTGCCCTAGGATCTGCACTGGCACTTTTCCTTTACCCACATGCAATAACCGGAACACTTGGTGCAAAGAACACCAAGACAATTCGTAGAAATTCAGCCCTTTTGCCTCTATATAACGTTCTTCTTCTTTTTGTGGCAATTATCGGGATAGCCGCCGTTGTTCAACGTGGCTCTCTCTACCCATCGAACCTCAGTAGTCTTGCATTTCCGGATGTGGTGCTGAAAATGTTTCCATCAGCATTCACCGCATTTGCTTTCGCTGCAGTTGTTGTTGGAAGTATAGTTCCAGCTTCCATAATGGCGCTTGGATCGGCGAACTTACTTACAAGAAACGTTTACTACGAGTACATAAATCAGAAAGCATCTTCTAAGACACAGTCATGGCTATCTAGATTCCTTGTCATAGTCATAATCGTGCTTGCGCTCTTGTTTTCATTCATTCCGGTTGCTTCTAAGGACATAATATTCCTGCAGACGTTTGGTGGTGCATTTATCCTGCAAACTCTGCCTGCGGTCTTTATCTCACTCTATACCAGAAAATTGAACAAGTGGGCTGTTGCTGCGGGATGGTTGGTCGGACTGGGATCGGCCCTCTATTTCCTGTTCGAGATTTCGTTCGCATCTAGTCTATATAAACCGTTAGACTTCATCTACATAGGTATTTTTTCGCTGGTCTTGAATCTCGCAACGGTCGGAATAGCTATGCTGATATTTTATCTTACGGGAAAGGTGAAGAACGAGGGAATAATTTGGGACTCAGAATTCCAAGATTTCGAAAAATAATTTTTTTCTAATTTTTTTAAAAACCTTCACTAATTCTTAATTTTCAGTTTGTTTTACATTCCTTAAATATGGCCTATATTCTTTTTCTTCGGGCTACATGAAGCTCAATTAAAAATAACATTCCTATGGCTCCCCTAATTGTATCACATATCAAATATGTGAGCCGAAAACCACCAGCAATTAAAAAATAATACATGCTATTACCGAATGTGTCTATCGAGGGGATTGATGCTGAGAAATCGTTGGCTGCCAAGGAAGCTGTGGATCTAGTTAGGGAGAACACAGTGGTCGGACTAGGTACGGGGTCTACGGTGGCATATTTTATAAAACATCTTGCCGAAAAGGTTTCTGGTGGTCTAAATATAAAATGCGTTGCCACATCGACAGACACAAAAACTATGGCAAGAAAACTTGGAATAAAAGTTGTCGAAAGCATACCTGATGGTATTGATTTAGATGTGGATGGAGCAGATGAGATTGATCTACGTGGAAATATGATAAAAGGTGGGGGCGGCGCTCTTCTGAGAGAGAAGATTGTCGCCAGCAGGAGCAAAAAAATCTGTATCATCATCGACAGTTCTAAACTAAAATCTGCAGGTATCGGTAAATTCACTGTACCTATAGAGATATTCCCTTTCCTAAGAAACACAACCGTTGAGATGCTGGAGAATATGGGTGGCAAGTGCACATTACGTGATAATGGCACGTTCAAGACAGATAACGGAAATCACATAGTTGATTGCGATTTTGGAATCATAACGAATCCAAAAATTCTGGAAAGGAAAATAAAAATGATTCCTGGGGTTGCGGAAGTCGGAATTTTCACAAACTTGTGCGATCTTATAATTATTGGTGAAAAAAATAAGGTTAAAAAAATTGAGGTAAAAAGGTCTAAACGCGGAATCCTTTGATTCTGCTGATATTCTCGTTTATCTCGTTAATTTTGTTTGCCTGTGTTTGAATGATTTCATCGAGAATCTCATTGAAGCTCTTTGAAAGCTTGTATCCGTGTATTGGTCTGCCTTTTCCTTCTCTTTTTAAGTTCCTTTTGGTTATCCAATTCTTTCGTCTCAACCATTGCATTGCAACAGAAACCTCAGGCTGCCTTAGTCCGGTTTCTCTCTCTATCTCCACACTAGTTACCTCATCTTTGTCCCTGATGTAAACAAGCGTGTAGGCTACGCTACGCGGGATATCCGAAAGGATGAGATACTTTGCCAGTTTATCACTTAATTCCGAAAGTGTCATACGATCTATCCCTAATATTATAATTATATATATATGTAACTATATTGAATAATTACTTGTATATTTCTTTTACGGAAAACGGAAATTTAAAAAATTTATTGGGATTTAGCCAACGCTTCCAACTTGCTTATAACGGTATAAAGAGCAGCCCTGCCATGAGAAGGTACATTTGGATCATTCGCCATTTCCTCAAGTACCGACACAGCAGACGCGCACTTAATATCAAGACTTTCCCTTCCCGTCATAAGCCTGTTCTTTGAATCTGTCGCGTTTCTTCTCACATTCCTTGGAACTGTAGTATCTTGCGACAATTCATCCAGAAGGAACAGAACCTCATCATATAACTGTTTATCCATAGTATCACGCTCCAATCCTCCTTCCCATCTCCTTCTTTATGGATAGTACCATCATTGTCTTGGATTTCTTAACCCCTTCAACATTTACAACCTCTTTGACCAAGAAGTCCTGAAATTCATTGTAATCTGGAAATCTCACCTTTAGCATTACATCATAATCCCCCGTAACAATAAACACGTCCTCAACGTGCTTCATTGTGGAGAATTTCTCTCCGACTGCGTCTACCATATCCATGTCAGCCTCGATGCCTATCAAGGCGGTTACTATTCTTTCTCCGTAATACTTTTCCATTGAAACAGAAAGCTCTTCAGAATCCATATATATCACTTCAGAAACATACCAACGTTAGTTAAAGGGTATCGAACGATCCGTTTTAACATTTTGTTAATGTTCCGGCTTGACCGGTTTTAATGTCAATATTTTTAAGGTGTATGAATATTCACGGTTTACAAAACCCGGCTTAGCTCAGTTGGTAGAGCGGCGGACTGTAGAGGGAATCCACGGCTGGAAAACCGCCGTAATCCGCAGGTCTCTGGTTCAAATCCGGAAGCCGGGATATGTGATCATATACGCAGAGCCTGATATCTTTTGTATCTCGCATATATTTTTCTTGGCCCATTGATGTTGGTCTACTTCGCAACGTGCATCCCATGTTACACGAAGAGTTCACGTAAGGTCATGTCATTTCCTAAGAATACGTTTAATAACATGCCATGAACAACGAGACTTCAAACATAAACGGTGAATGTTGGCATCATTCACAATCTATGCAGGGATTTAATTATCATGTATCCGACTATGTATGATATAGCTGCCATATGGCCTGCAATTAGGACTACAACAGTGGCCAGTATGTTTAAATCTCCTCGAATGTAAAAGAAGAAAAAAATTACATAATAGATTGAAAGCGCTATAAGCGTCCAAATAACGTTTTTCTTAAGACCGGATTTAGAACGTGTCAGTGTTATTTTCGCTCTATTTTGGATTATAGTTCCCAGGCCAAGGCACACCGGGCAAACATCCTGATGTGAGTTTTCGTCGGTAACAAATCCTGTCCCGTTGCATCTCTCACATATGACCTCTTCTTTTTTATCCAACGATTAACAATAGATCATCTTACAATATAGAATTTGTCAAATATCTCTCATGGCGACAACACATCAATCAAAAACGATTCCACTCAATCTCACTGCAAAAACAAGAAACGCAGTATGTCCTATCATGTTGTTGTCCGGTCTTACCGCGGATTCCCTGACCAAGAGATTCCTTTTCACGATCTCGAATGTTTCAAGATAATAAAATCCAAATTTGTGCAGGGATAGTACTGTTTTCTCAACCTGGTTGAAAGTTGGAAGATAACACGAAACAATAGATCCAGGCCTGACATACCTGGAGAGATTTTCGATACTATTCCAAGGCTCCGGAATATCCAGGACTACAGCATCGAATTTGCGATCTAATTTTACAGTGGCAATGTCTTCGTTAACTAATGTCCAGTTGTTGAAATCGGAAATTGACGACAGATTCTTTTTTGCAAGTTCAATATATTTCTGTTCCTTCTCAACTGTCACAAGTGTCCCATTATTTCCTAATGCTGTGAGTATAGAATAGCTCAGCGCTCCAGAACCGGCCCCAGCTTCCAAGACATTCATTCTAGGACTA
Protein-coding regions in this window:
- a CDS encoding methyltransferase domain-containing protein; amino-acid sequence: MAENTKIDSKGRILLLKSDDASGLLYTETNLAIIRGKKVQLDSNLAISPGDTISIGRDQFIAMPPGPVYFKDFAERGAQIIQAWDASIIIGYCKISPRMNVLEAGAGSGALSYSILTALGNNGTLVTVEKEQKYIELAKKNLSSISDFNNWTLVNEDIATVKLDRKFDAVVLDIPEPWNSIENLSRYVRPGSIVSCYLPTFNQVEKTVLSLHKFGFYYLETFEIVKRNLLVRESAVRPDNNMIGHTAFLVFAVRLSGIVFD
- the rpiA gene encoding ribose-5-phosphate isomerase RpiA; this encodes MSIEGIDAEKSLAAKEAVDLVRENTVVGLGTGSTVAYFIKHLAEKVSGGLNIKCVATSTDTKTMARKLGIKVVESIPDGIDLDVDGADEIDLRGNMIKGGGGALLREKIVASRSKKICIIIDSSKLKSAGIGKFTVPIEIFPFLRNTTVEMLENMGGKCTLRDNGTFKTDNGNHIVDCDFGIITNPKILERKIKMIPGVAEVGIFTNLCDLIIIGEKNKVKKIEVKRSKRGIL
- a CDS encoding ArsR family transcriptional regulator, giving the protein MTLSELSDKLAKYLILSDIPRSVAYTLVYIRDKDEVTSVEIERETGLRQPEVSVAMQWLRRKNWITKRNLKREGKGRPIHGYKLSKSFNEILDEIIQTQANKINEINENISRIKGFRV
- a CDS encoding sodium:solute symporter, which encodes MGSFALGDYVIFFVIVIGVLVAGFLAYFWRKPKTMEDISEWGIGGHRFGTVVIWFLLGGDLYTAYTLVAVPGLASSSGALGMYAITYGIMIYPIVYATMPRMWNVSKRRGYITAADYVKDRFSSRSLAMIIALTGVVAEIPYIALQIVGIKFVMESLAIPATIGLSIAFLLVAGFTFFSGLRAPALTAIIKDAIIWAAVIVIVIYVPIKLGGFAHMFQSAAAISPITVKLSPSLELGYVTLALGSALALFLYPHAITGTLGAKNTKTIRRNSALLPLYNVLLLFVAIIGIAAVVQRGSLYPSNLSSLAFPDVVLKMFPSAFTAFAFAAVVVGSIVPASIMALGSANLLTRNVYYEYINQKASSKTQSWLSRFLVIVIIVLALLFSFIPVASKDIIFLQTFGGAFILQTLPAVFISLYTRKLNKWAVAAGWLVGLGSALYFLFEISFASSLYKPLDFIYIGIFSLVLNLATVGIAMLIFYLTGKVKNEGIIWDSEFQDFEK
- a CDS encoding UPF0147 family protein, with translation MDKQLYDEVLFLLDELSQDTTVPRNVRRNATDSKNRLMTGRESLDIKCASAVSVLEEMANDPNVPSHGRAALYTVISKLEALAKSQ
- a CDS encoding Lrp/AsnC ligand binding domain-containing protein; the encoded protein is MDSEELSVSMEKYYGERIVTALIGIEADMDMVDAVGEKFSTMKHVEDVFIVTGDYDVMLKVRFPDYNEFQDFLVKEVVNVEGVKKSKTMMVLSIKKEMGRRIGA